ATGCTGGGCCCCGTAGGAGGTGGGATAGAGAATCACATTGCTGCGATCGCTGGCCAGCTCTCCATAGGTCTGATACACCAGCGTCGCCTCCGGCAGCGTCACGCCACACTGGAGGTCAAACTGGTGGAGCGTGAACGCAGGCGCCGCATCGGTCATGACGCCGCTTGGCCAAACCTGGCGATGATCGAGCGATTCACGGCGACATAGCCCGGTACCACGTTCTGGAAGTGAGGCGCCAACTCAACATGGGCCCGCGGCAGCTGGTGAAACGGAATCGATGGATACAGGTGATGTTCCGCATGGAAGGGCATATTCCACATCAAGAGTTTAATGGGCCAGATCGTCAGCGTCGTGCGGGTATTGGTGAGGGGGTCCTCGCCATCGGCACAGCCCGTATGCTCGGCAATTAGAATGAACCGCAAGATTGGCTGCCCCACCGCCAGCGGCAGCACCCAGTACAGCAGAAACCAGGGCTGACGGAAGATGAGAGACAGGGCAATGGCGCCGCCATACACCCCCAGCTGCAACCAGGTGGATCGCTGCACGTCTCGATACGCCGCTTCGGGAACGTAGGGCATGTCTTCAAACTGTCCCGTCGCCAATTGCCAATGACCTTGCACCTTGCCAATCCACCAGGGCATGCCGCTCATCACCCAGAGATAGTCAGCCAGGGTAGTGGGAATCAAATCTTCCAGCTCCGGATCTTTGCCGTGGAGTTTGGTGTAGCGATGATGCCACTTGTGATACCGCCGATAGAAGGTGCTGTTGTACCCCGAGAGCAGGCCAGCCACCCAGCCCACCGTCTTGTTCGTCGCCTCGCTGGCAAAGGCGGAGCGATGGACGCACTCATGTACCGCCGCAAACATGGAGGCCAGGCTGAAACCGTAGATCACCAGAGCGGGCAGGGCCAGCGGCCAGTGCCCCCACTGAGTGGCCCAGAGTCCACCGCTCACGGCCATGATGCTGAGATGGCTGACCAGTTGCAGCCATCCCTTGGCATCGGAGCGCTGGTTCAGTCGCGTCAACTCAGCCGCCGACAAAATTTGTCGAGGATCGCTCACGCTTGCTTTCGCCGTCATACCCACCGGTTTCCTCTGCGAACTAAGACGAGTGTGCGTGATCACAATTTATGATCTTAAGCGTGAGAGGCAGCGGCAGGTGTAATCACCGTTACGCTGTAGAGTCGTGTTGCCGAGGAACCCTGACCCATGCTCCACGCTCCCGACCCCCGTGCCGCCCTCAGCTGGGTGATTCGTGACATTCACAGCAAGGGCTGGGCCACGGGCACGGGCGGTAACTTTAGTGCGGTGTTGCAACCAGAGCCGCTGCGGTTGCTGATGGCCCCCAGTGGGGTGGATAAGGGATTGGTGAACGCCAGCGACTTGATCGAGGTGGATGCCAAGGGACAGGTGGTGCGGGGGGACGGCAAGGCCTCGGCGGAAACCCAGTTGCATCTGGCTATCGTAGCCGAGACCGGGGCAGGGGCAGTGTTGCACAGCCATTCGGTGACCAATACCCTGCTGTCGGTGGTGCGGGCGGCTCAGGGGGAGATTGTCTTGAGCGGCTATGAGATGCTGAAGGGCCTGCAGGGGATTACCACCCACGAAGCGACAGTCAGTCTGCCCATTTTGCCCAACTCCCAGGACATGGCGGCAGTAGCGCAGAAGATGCGATCGCAGCTACGCTCCTCCCAGCCCCCCTACGGCATCTTGCTAGCCGGTCATGGCCTCTACACCTGGGGCGACAACCTGGTCCAAGCCCGTCGCCACCTGGAGATTCTGGAATTTCTGTTGGAAGTGTCCTATCGCCAGGCCCTGTTGGGGAGAGTGAAGAGTGAAGAATGAAGAGTGAGTAAAGGGTGATGGGGTGGTGGGGTGATGGGGAGTGAGTAGCGTGGGTCATTTTACCTAGGCGGGGGAAATTATGAGTGGCCAGGGAAGGACCCACGGGGGAAAGAGAGGACGGAGGGCGAAGGAAAGTGATGAATTTTGAATTTTGAATTTTGAGTGAATGGTTTGGCTCCCTGTCAAACGGTGGATGGGCGGGCAAGTAGGCCGATAGCGGATAGAGGGTAAGGGGACAGGGTAGGGGCGCGGTTGCCGCGCCCAATGCAGAAAAGTAACCGACAGGTCCTTCCACGGGGGTCAGGGCCACGACCCTGGTCATAGGGGGTCGGGGGTAGATGAGATAATAGGGAACCGTGAGTTGTATTGCGACGCACCAGGAGTACCATGACCGGTTACGCTGATGCCGCCGAGGCGATTTTGCTAGACATCGAGGGGACCACCACCCCAGTGGCCTACGTGGTTGAGGTGTTGTTTTCCTTCGCCCGGGAACGAGCGGCCGAGTTTCTGCGCCAACATGGTCAGGAGCCGGCGGTGCAGGAAGACTTGAGCCAACTGCGGCGGGAGTATATCAACGAGCCAGAGACAGTACCGGCCTGGTTCGGCGATGAGCCCACGGCAGCGGTGCCCTATATCCATTATTTGATCGAATGCGATGGTTCAGGAACCGGCCGCAAATCCACCGCCCTGAAATCCCTACAGGGCAAACTCTGGAACCAGGGCTATCGGGAAGGGCAGCTGCAGTCTCAGCTCTTTGCCGACGTGAAACCGGCCCTGGAACGCTGGCACGCCGCCGGCAAACACATCTATATCTTTTCTTCCGGCAGTGTGCAGGCCCAGCAACTCCTCTTTGGCCACACCGAAGCCGGGGACCTAAGGCCGCTGCTGAGTGGCTATTTCGACACCACCACCGGCTCCAAGAAAGCCCCCGACAGCTATCGAAAAATTACCGCCGCCATCGGCCTTCCCCCAGAGCGCATCCTCTTTATCTCCGACGTCACCGCCGAACTCAAGGCTGCCCAAGCCGCTGGCATGCAGACCCTGCTCTCCTGCCGCCCCGGCAATGCCGCCCCGGCCGACGCGGGCTTCGACAGCATTACCAGCTTCGAGGCGATATAAGTCAAGCCATCTCCACCCCGGTGCCGCCCCAATTGCCCCAACATGCCACTGTCTGCAGTTGTTCCCTAGCGACTTGCAGCGATTACGACTGGTTTGCCCTTTGCCATCGTGCTCTTGGTCATGTGCTACAGCCTCTACCGCGGCTTACATGAAGAGCATCTGCTGCTGACTGAAGAGGGACCAGAGGCCATGGCGGCAGCACCTAGGCGGGAAACTTCCAATCGGTAATCGGGGGATTGGTTATCTCAAACCATGGGGTGAGCATCGTCTCGTTTATCGCGCTAGCGACTCGATGCCCACCTTGGCGTAGGATTCCAGTGGCTGGTGGCTGTAGCAGAAGGCAGACATCAGCTTGTCCGAGGGATAGGTTACTTACTTATCGCGTTCGCTTGACATCGTAGTAGCGACAGGCCAAGAAGCCGACGCCGTAGACAATGGCGGCGTCGGAAGTGATTCCCACGGCCGGGCCGATCAGGGGCAACAGCTCCACAAAACTAAGGCCTGATTTGGCCAGCCCGGAACTGCCGGTGGACACACTCCAGATGGCCAGCACCTCGCCGCGGCGGCTGGCCGCTGCTGGAGAGAAGCCGTAGATAGTGGCGATGCGGTAAATCATGTCGGCCTGTAGGGCAGCGATGGCACCGATGTCTAGGGCAAATAACATTAGCGCCAGCGGCGGCACCAGGTTGGTCAGCAGGCCCACTTGGGCGGCGCGGCCAGCGGTGTCTAGCATCACCCGCTGGGCCAGTTGTTCATCGGTATCGAGGGGATGCTGGCGTCGTAACTGTGCGATCGCACCGCGGACCTCCTCGGCATTCACCTGCCCTAGGGCTGCCAACAGCCAATTGATGCCAGGTATGCCAGTGGCCGTCTTGATCAGTGGGAAATCGGCAATGGGCGCCACGGTGCGCCCCAAGACCTCCGTCCCCTGCTCGATCAGGGGATAGGTGAGACGAATGAAGGCGTCACCCGCCTGGGTGGCACCGGTATACAAGGTATCTGAGATGGCCTGCATCATCGATTGGGCCTGGTTAGGCTCGGTGCCATAGCTGGGTGCAGATGCCATGGGTGTGTCTCCTTGTAAAGATAAATAATACGCAGGGGGTCTCTTCCAGAAGGATAAAGGCCATTAAAAAATGCTTGCAAACCCCCATGGACTGATATTCCGTGGGCTTACAAGCATGGACTGAGGCTAGTAATGCTCTATCTCCCCTAGTTTTACTAACTAGTGGGCATGATCGATATGGGCTCTGAGTTGTCCCCGAATTGCTCCCCCCGGGAATCGGGGATTGTGCACGTTGATGTAAAAGTCCTGCGGGTTATTGAGAATGCGCTGCACAATGCCAGCCTCCCCAGTGGGGAATTTACCCTCTTCCCCTTCCGTCAAACAGTCACCGGCGTTGCCATCTTCGGGTCCGGCCAGGGCCGCTACCACCGGACCATTTTCGTTCGGTCCCCCTTCGTGGATATGGGCGGCCATGCCGTCTCCCACCGGCACGGTCTGAATCCCTGAGACCTCAAGCACGTAGCACAGAGTGGTGGCATCGCCATCGATACCAAAAACATAGGCCTGCCCCGTGCCAGTGGGGTCGCCGACAATATCATCAAGATCTCCGTCCGAGGCAACTTCGGCACTGCCATCTAACTGCGTCGTCAAGATGACATTGGTATGTCCGGCCTTGGCATCTTGGGGCAGCAGACTGCCTGCCACCAGTGCTCCTAGTACCATACCAAGACTCCACAGCTGACTTCTCATAGGTCTGATGTCCTTATTCACTTAGGTGTTGTTCAAGCATTCAGACAGCATGCTTCGGGGCATTACTGCCTGATTCCAGGGTTAATACGATTCAGGACGGTTGTCGGATTGGAGACAGCCCCGTCTTGAGGGCAAAGGCCCTTGAGGAAACATCAAGAAACATGAATTCAGCAGCAGGTGTTCATCCTGAACTCTTCTGAGCCACAGCGAAATGGTAAGTCTCCGGTGATACTTTGTTACCGCAGCCATCCTATGGGACGCTATGTAACCGCCGAGCCCTATGCCTATCCCTACAATGGCGAGCTGCGCCCCGAAAACACTGCCCTCATCGTCATCGACATGCAGACAGACTTCTGTGGCAAGGGGGGCTATGTGGACGCCATGGGCTATGACTTGACCTTGACCCGCACCCCGATTCAGCCGCTGCAGACGCTACTGGCGGTGATGCGGCCCCTGGGCTATACCATCATGCACACCCGTGAGGGCCATCGCCCTGATCTCTCCGACTTACCCGAGAACAAGCAATGGCGATCGCGACAGATCGGGGCCGGCATCGGCGACCCCGGTCCCTGCGGCAAGATCCTGGTGCGGGGGGAACCCGGCTGGGAGATTATTCCGGAGTTAGCGCCTCTCCCCGGAGAAATCGTCATCGACAAGCCCGGCAAAGGGGCCTTTTACGCCACTGACCTGGATCTGCTGCTGCGCCAACTGGGCATGCAAAACCTGATCCTCACCGGCATCACCACCGATGTCTGTGTCCATACCACCATGCGGGAAGCCAACGACCGCGGCTATGAATGCCTGATGCTGTCTGACTGCACCGGGCGCCACCGACTACGGCAACTATTTGGCCGCCCTGAAGATGATCACGATGCAAGGGGCGTCTTCGGGGCGGTGGCGACGTCCTCCGATCTGATTGAGGCTATCCAGAGCTAACCTATGGATACGGCAACCTTAACCCAACCCATCCTGACAGAGCAGCCGCCCCGACTCGATGTGGTCGCCATGACCAAGCGCTTCGGCAGCTTCATGGCCCTGGATCAAGTCTCCATGACTCTGAAGCCGGGCAGCCTCCACGCTCTACTGGGGGAAAACGGGGCCGGCAAGAGTACCCTGGTGAAATGTGTCATGGGCTTCTATCGCCCCACCACCGGGCAGATCCTCATCGATCAACAGCCCCAAACCATTGACAGCCCCAAGGATGCCCACGCCTGTGGCATCGGCATGGTCTATCAGCACTTCACCTCGGTGCCGGCCATGACCGTGGCCGAAAACCTGGTGTTGTCCCGCTATGACCATAAGACCCTGATCGACTGGAAGCGCGAACTGAAGGGTCTGCAAGCCTTTATGGAGGAGGCCCCTTTCCATGTGGATCTAGGCACCCCGGTGGGGCAGCTGGCCGCCGGGCAGAAGCAGAAGCTGGAAATTCTGAAGCAACTCTATCTCAAGAGTCGCTTGTTGATCCTGGACGAACCCACCTCCGTGCTCACCCCGGGCGAGGCGGACGAGGTCTTGGGGCTGTTGCGGCAAGAGGTGGAACAGGGCCGCCTCAGTGTGCTGCTGATTACCCATAAGTTCCGCGAGGTGCAGGCCTTTGCCGACGAGGTGACGATTCTGCGGCGGGGTAAACTGGCGGGCCAAGGTCATGTTAAGGATCTGACCATCGAAGCCATGGCCGAGATGATGCTGGGCCAGGAACGGCAACCCAAGACGGTGGCCAAGGCCGAGCTGGAGACCCAGGTACCGGTGCTGCAGGTGAACGACCTCCATGCCAACCGCGACAATGGCTTACCCGCCGTCAAGGGCATCAATTTGCAGGTCCACAGCGGCGAAATCGTCGGCATCGCCGGTGTCTCTGGCAACGGCCAGCGGGAGCTGGTGGAAGTGCTCTCAGGACAGCGGCTGCCCGCCCAAGGGACGCTGCGGGTAAACGGGGAACCCTACACTGCCACCCGGGCCGAGATGGCCAAGCACCAAGTCTATGCCCTGCCGGAAGAACCGCTGCGCAATGCCTGTGTGCCCAATATGAGTGTGGCTGAGAACATGGCCCTGCGCACCTTTGACCGCCCGCCTCAGGCTAAGTGGAATCTATTATTGGTGCTGAAGGCGATTCGCAACGCCGCCCAGGGGCTGGTACAGGCCTTCTCAGTCAAAACTCCGTCCGTCGAAACCCCGGTGAGCCATCTCTCCGGGGGTAATATCCAGCGCACGGTGCTGGCTCGGGAATTATCGTCGGAATCGGTGCAGTTGCTGATCGCCGCCAACCCCAGTTTCGGCCTCGACTTTGCCGCCGTCGATTTCATCCATGACCGCATCGTGGCCGCCCGCAATCGGAGGGTGGCGGTGCTGCTGGTGAGTGAAGACCTAGATGAATTGCTGACCCTGGCCGATCGCATCATCGTCATGAGTGAAGGGGAATTTGTCTATGAACATGCGATCGCAGATATCGACCTCAGCGTCATCGGCCAACGCATGGCCGGGCATTAATCCCCTGGTGATTCCGGAACTGGGGACCCTGTGCGATCGCAGCGACACCCTACCCTGGCAACCCTTCCGCCCCGGCGTCGACATCTGTCGCCTCTACGGCGATGGCAGCGGTCCCGCCGCCGCCCTGCTGCGCTATCACCCTGGTGCCCATGTGCCCCATCATTACCACAGCGGCTACGAACATATCCTGGTGCTGTCCGGCTCCCAACGTGATCGGCACCAGACCTATGCCGCCGGCACCCTGGTGATCAATCCTCCCGGCTCCGACCACGCCGTCACCAGCGACGACGGCTGTCTGGTACTGGTAATCTGGGAAAAGTCAGTGGTGATTCGGGATGATGCCAAGCATCATGACATCTTTAACTCAGCAACAACTGACTAGCGCCAGGGGCCTCATCTTCTGCCAGGGGCGGCTGTTGGAACGGCAGCTGTATCGCTATGTCTTCGAAGAGGGAGAGCGCCAGGCCTGCCTGAAGGCGTTGCTGGCCTACCAAAACCCAGATGGCGGCTTCGGCAATGGCCTGGAGCCGGATTTACTCTGCCCCGGCAGTTCCGCCATCGGGGCGGAAACCGCCCTGTTTATTCTGGACCTGCTGGATTACCAGGAACCGCAGATAATTTTGCCGCTGTTGGATTGGCTGGCGGCCAACCAAGATGAGACCGGCGGCATGCGGCATCCCCCCCAGGGATTTGAGCAGTACCCCCATCAGCCCTGGTGGGAGGGAGACGATGCAGAGCGGGTGTTGGTGCTGGCCACTCAACTCAAGGACTGGCAAGACGCCAAGCCCTTCTTCTTTGCCAAGGCGCGCCAGTTCTACGACCAGACGCCGGCCCCGGAAGAGCCCAGCTTCTACAGCTATCCCCAGTTTGCTTACTTGACCCGCTATCAACAGTCCGATGCAGACAGCGCCAGCTTCCGCAATTTACTGGCAAAGCTTCTGGCCGTCTTGGCGGATAATGCCGAGCATTTTCCCCTCTTTAGCCGCTACTGGTATTACGCCCAAGACTATGTGGAGCCGAATGTTTTGGACCAGGCGGCGGCAGCGGTAACGGCGGCGTTTTTACCCGAGGGCGGCATCCCCAATCCCTATCCTGACCTGCCCTGGTGGCAACCGATTTTTACCCTAGACAGTCTAATACTGTTGAAAAAGAGTGGGTATCTGTAAAGGGGATGCGATCGCTGTGTGTTGCTGGACCTATGTCCCCGCGGACAGGCGCAGCAGTAACATAGGGATAGCGTTTCTGG
This portion of the Halomicronema hongdechloris C2206 genome encodes:
- a CDS encoding fatty acid desaturase family protein; the encoded protein is MTAKASVSDPRQILSAAELTRLNQRSDAKGWLQLVSHLSIMAVSGGLWATQWGHWPLALPALVIYGFSLASMFAAVHECVHRSAFASEATNKTVGWVAGLLSGYNSTFYRRYHKWHHRYTKLHGKDPELEDLIPTTLADYLWVMSGMPWWIGKVQGHWQLATGQFEDMPYVPEAAYRDVQRSTWLQLGVYGGAIALSLIFRQPWFLLYWVLPLAVGQPILRFILIAEHTGCADGEDPLTNTRTTLTIWPIKLLMWNMPFHAEHHLYPSIPFHQLPRAHVELAPHFQNVVPGYVAVNRSIIARFGQAAS
- the mtnB gene encoding methylthioribulose 1-phosphate dehydratase encodes the protein MLHAPDPRAALSWVIRDIHSKGWATGTGGNFSAVLQPEPLRLLMAPSGVDKGLVNASDLIEVDAKGQVVRGDGKASAETQLHLAIVAETGAGAVLHSHSVTNTLLSVVRAAQGEIVLSGYEMLKGLQGITTHEATVSLPILPNSQDMAAVAQKMRSQLRSSQPPYGILLAGHGLYTWGDNLVQARRHLEILEFLLEVSYRQALLGRVKSEE
- the mtnC gene encoding acireductone synthase; the encoded protein is MTGYADAAEAILLDIEGTTTPVAYVVEVLFSFARERAAEFLRQHGQEPAVQEDLSQLRREYINEPETVPAWFGDEPTAAVPYIHYLIECDGSGTGRKSTALKSLQGKLWNQGYREGQLQSQLFADVKPALERWHAAGKHIYIFSSGSVQAQQLLFGHTEAGDLRPLLSGYFDTTTGSKKAPDSYRKITAAIGLPPERILFISDVTAELKAAQAAGMQTLLSCRPGNAAPADAGFDSITSFEAI
- a CDS encoding CHRD domain-containing protein, which encodes MVLGALVAGSLLPQDAKAGHTNVILTTQLDGSAEVASDGDLDDIVGDPTGTGQAYVFGIDGDATTLCYVLEVSGIQTVPVGDGMAAHIHEGGPNENGPVVAALAGPEDGNAGDCLTEGEEGKFPTGEAGIVQRILNNPQDFYINVHNPRFPGGAIRGQLRAHIDHAH
- the biuH gene encoding biuret amidohydrolase, with protein sequence MGRYVTAEPYAYPYNGELRPENTALIVIDMQTDFCGKGGYVDAMGYDLTLTRTPIQPLQTLLAVMRPLGYTIMHTREGHRPDLSDLPENKQWRSRQIGAGIGDPGPCGKILVRGEPGWEIIPELAPLPGEIVIDKPGKGAFYATDLDLLLRQLGMQNLILTGITTDVCVHTTMREANDRGYECLMLSDCTGRHRLRQLFGRPEDDHDARGVFGAVATSSDLIEAIQS
- a CDS encoding ABC transporter ATP-binding protein, translating into MDTATLTQPILTEQPPRLDVVAMTKRFGSFMALDQVSMTLKPGSLHALLGENGAGKSTLVKCVMGFYRPTTGQILIDQQPQTIDSPKDAHACGIGMVYQHFTSVPAMTVAENLVLSRYDHKTLIDWKRELKGLQAFMEEAPFHVDLGTPVGQLAAGQKQKLEILKQLYLKSRLLILDEPTSVLTPGEADEVLGLLRQEVEQGRLSVLLITHKFREVQAFADEVTILRRGKLAGQGHVKDLTIEAMAEMMLGQERQPKTVAKAELETQVPVLQVNDLHANRDNGLPAVKGINLQVHSGEIVGIAGVSGNGQRELVEVLSGQRLPAQGTLRVNGEPYTATRAEMAKHQVYALPEEPLRNACVPNMSVAENMALRTFDRPPQAKWNLLLVLKAIRNAAQGLVQAFSVKTPSVETPVSHLSGGNIQRTVLARELSSESVQLLIAANPSFGLDFAAVDFIHDRIVAARNRRVAVLLVSEDLDELLTLADRIIVMSEGEFVYEHAIADIDLSVIGQRMAGH
- a CDS encoding cupin domain-containing protein; translated protein: MNMRSQISTSASSANAWPGINPLVIPELGTLCDRSDTLPWQPFRPGVDICRLYGDGSGPAAALLRYHPGAHVPHHYHSGYEHILVLSGSQRDRHQTYAAGTLVINPPGSDHAVTSDDGCLVLVIWEKSVVIRDDAKHHDIFNSATTD
- a CDS encoding prenyltransferase/squalene oxidase repeat-containing protein codes for the protein MTSLTQQQLTSARGLIFCQGRLLERQLYRYVFEEGERQACLKALLAYQNPDGGFGNGLEPDLLCPGSSAIGAETALFILDLLDYQEPQIILPLLDWLAANQDETGGMRHPPQGFEQYPHQPWWEGDDAERVLVLATQLKDWQDAKPFFFAKARQFYDQTPAPEEPSFYSYPQFAYLTRYQQSDADSASFRNLLAKLLAVLADNAEHFPLFSRYWYYAQDYVEPNVLDQAAAAVTAAFLPEGGIPNPYPDLPWWQPIFTLDSLILLKKSGYL